The Geotrypetes seraphini chromosome 8, aGeoSer1.1, whole genome shotgun sequence genome includes a region encoding these proteins:
- the LOC117364930 gene encoding histone H1.4-like: protein MAETAPAAAAAPPPAPGAAKKKAKKPAGAAKARKASGPSVSELIVQAVSASKERNGVSLAGLKKALAAAGYDVERNNSRVKLAVKSLVSKGSLLQTKGSGASGSFKLNKKQPEAKKKSPPKSKKAAVKKAKKAAGAGGKKSPKRAKKPSATATKKAAKSPKKAKAVKAKKAAKSPAKAKAVKAKGKKSPAKAAKPKAAKAAKKK, encoded by the coding sequence ATGGCCGAAAccgctccagcagcagcagctgcgcCGCCTCCTGCTCCAGGCGCGGCCAAGAAGAAGGCGAAGAAGCCGGCGGGAGCGGCGAAAGCGCGCAAGGCATCGGGCCCCAGCGTCTCCGAGCTGATCGTGCAGGCGGTCTCGGCTTCAAAGGAGCGCAACGGCGTGTCCTTGGCTGGCCTGAAGAAGGCTCTGGCGGCAGCCGGCTACGATGTAGAGAGGAACAACAGTCGCGTGAAGCTAGCCGTCAAGAGTCTGGTGAGTAAAGGCAGCCTGCTGCAGACTAAGGGCAGCGGAGCTTCGGGCTCTTTCAAGCTGAACAAGAAGCAGCCGGAGGCGAAGAAGAAGAGCCCTCCGAAAAGCAAGAAAGCGGCAGTGAAGAAAGCGAAAAAGGCGGCAGGGGCCGGAGGGAAAAAGAGTCCGAAGAGGGCCAAGAAGCCGTCGGCAACCGCCACCAAGAAAGCAGCCAAGAGCCCCAAAAAGGCCAAAGCGGTTAAAGCCAAGAAAGCGGCGAAGAGCCCGGCTAAAGCCAAAGCGGTGAAAGCGAAGGGGAAGAAAAGCCCGGCCAAGGCTGCCAAGCCCAAGGCAGCAAAAGCCGCAAAGAAAAAGTGA